One Gloeothece verrucosa PCC 7822 DNA window includes the following coding sequences:
- a CDS encoding DUF1772 domain-containing protein, which produces MFLRTWRFITVLFTALLTGATFCHTLELPAKMGYSAVLYITLQKSLYWMFGPQGVGAYIEVSAVVTTLVLAFLVRKRQPAFFLTLAASVCLLIAFPVLFFWFNAPVNAVWSGVTTPQSIPADWTRLRDQWEYSHAARFGLHLLALSALVLSLILETPLNRERERHFVQNYPQMNTDERR; this is translated from the coding sequence ATGTTTTTAAGAACTTGGCGCTTCATCACGGTTCTATTTACCGCCCTGTTAACAGGGGCAACCTTTTGCCATACTTTAGAATTACCTGCTAAGATGGGCTACTCGGCGGTTTTATACATTACTCTACAAAAAAGTCTGTATTGGATGTTTGGCCCCCAAGGAGTCGGGGCCTATATTGAAGTAAGTGCAGTGGTAACAACTCTTGTATTGGCGTTCCTAGTTCGTAAGCGGCAACCCGCTTTTTTCTTAACCCTTGCCGCCTCTGTGTGTCTGTTGATCGCGTTTCCTGTGCTTTTTTTCTGGTTTAATGCTCCTGTCAATGCTGTGTGGAGTGGGGTGACAACGCCTCAGTCAATACCGGCAGACTGGACAAGACTACGAGATCAATGGGAATATTCCCATGCCGCACGTTTTGGTCTTCATTTATTGGCTCTAAGTGCTTTGGTGCTTTCGCTGATCCTGGAAACGCCGCTTAACCGCGAACGTGAGCGTCATTTTGTTCAAAATTATCCACAGATGAACACAGATGAACGCAGATGA
- a CDS encoding SDR family oxidoreductase — MQLKDKIAVISGAGSGIGKATALLLAQEGAKIATIDHTPDESQKTVDQIHTEGGEGLVTIADISQPEQVEQAFEKISEYWGKIDIVFANAGINGVWAPLEDLTPEEWDKTLSTNLKGTFLTVKYALPYLKQQGGSIIINSSVNGTRMFSNTGATAYACSKAAQVALAKMIAVELAQYKIRVNVICPGAIDTNIDDSTTQENLEEVKIPVEFPEGQIPLTGKESAKAAQVAQVVLFLASDASSHVTGTELWVDGGQSLLQG; from the coding sequence ATGCAGCTTAAAGACAAAATAGCCGTCATTAGTGGTGCCGGTTCAGGAATAGGCAAAGCAACAGCATTATTATTGGCTCAAGAAGGCGCAAAAATTGCTACAATCGACCATACACCCGATGAAAGCCAGAAAACGGTAGATCAAATTCACACTGAAGGCGGAGAAGGACTGGTAACCATTGCTGATATTTCCCAACCTGAGCAAGTCGAGCAAGCATTTGAAAAAATTAGCGAATATTGGGGAAAAATTGATATCGTTTTTGCTAATGCCGGTATTAATGGTGTTTGGGCCCCCCTTGAAGACCTCACGCCCGAAGAATGGGATAAAACCCTATCAACCAATCTCAAAGGAACATTTTTAACGGTAAAATATGCCCTTCCTTATCTCAAACAACAGGGAGGTTCAATTATTATTAATTCCTCGGTTAATGGCACTCGAATGTTTAGCAACACCGGTGCAACCGCTTATGCTTGCTCAAAAGCCGCTCAAGTGGCACTCGCCAAAATGATAGCCGTAGAACTCGCCCAATATAAAATTAGAGTAAATGTCATTTGTCCAGGGGCGATCGATACTAATATAGATGACAGTACCACACAAGAAAACCTAGAAGAAGTTAAAATTCCCGTAGAATTTCCCGAAGGGCAAATACCCCTAACCGGCAAAGAATCCGCTAAAGCGGCACAAGTGGCGCAAGTGGTCTTATTTCTTGCCTCAGATGCTTCAAGTCATGTCACCGGTACAGAATTATGGGTAGATGGAGGACAATCATTATTACAAGGATAA
- a CDS encoding ChaB family protein codes for MAYETVEQIPNDVREKLPEGAQNIFRAAFNSASEDGLNEQEATQVAWNSIRVSYVQGEDGKWQPRPEEKTDHKPIGNMGAA; via the coding sequence ATGGCTTACGAAACTGTTGAGCAAATTCCTAATGATGTAAGAGAAAAACTGCCTGAAGGAGCGCAAAACATTTTTAGAGCGGCTTTTAATAGCGCAAGTGAAGACGGGTTAAATGAACAAGAAGCGACCCAAGTCGCATGGAACTCAATTAGAGTGAGTTATGTGCAGGGGGAAGATGGAAAATGGCAACCTAGACCCGAGGAAAAAACCGATCATAAACCTATCGGTAATATGGGTGCCGCCTAA
- the dhaL gene encoding dihydroxyacetone kinase subunit DhaL: MITKDQILQWLEALAKSFNENKDYLTELDAAIGDADHGSNMSRGFHKVREILPTVADQDLGTIFKTVSMTLISTVGGASGPLYGSFFLKASATAAGKEQLTSEELGNLLQTAVQGVIQRGKASLGDKTMIDVLVPAVGRYQEAIAREDTIQEALFKTVTTAETEMKNTIPLVAKKGRASYLGPRSAGHQDPGATSCYLILKALLETVKDDS, encoded by the coding sequence ATGATTACCAAAGACCAAATATTACAATGGCTAGAAGCCTTAGCTAAAAGCTTCAACGAAAATAAAGACTATTTGACAGAATTAGATGCGGCTATTGGCGATGCGGATCATGGGAGCAACATGAGCCGGGGTTTTCACAAAGTCCGAGAAATATTACCCACTGTTGCTGATCAAGACCTAGGTACGATTTTTAAAACCGTTAGTATGACCTTAATTTCTACGGTGGGGGGTGCGAGTGGGCCTTTATACGGGTCTTTTTTTCTCAAGGCCAGTGCTACAGCCGCAGGAAAAGAACAATTAACCAGTGAAGAATTAGGAAATTTATTACAAACCGCAGTACAAGGAGTTATCCAACGGGGAAAAGCCAGTCTAGGCGATAAAACTATGATAGATGTGCTTGTGCCGGCGGTTGGGAGATATCAAGAAGCTATTGCTAGAGAAGATACTATTCAAGAAGCACTTTTCAAAACCGTAACTACCGCAGAAACCGAGATGAAAAATACTATCCCTCTAGTAGCAAAAAAAGGACGAGCGAGTTATCTCGGCCCTAGAAGTGCTGGACATCAAGACCCCGGGGCAACCTCTTGTTATTTAATATTGAAAGCTTTATTAGAAACCGTTAAAGATGATTCATGA
- a CDS encoding type II toxin-antitoxin system VapC family toxin, whose translation MQQYDSQPLVFLDTNVVAAYIRGESPSSRLFSDEIRKKLRLAINPIVLQELLFLPETQKNPERLDQLQQQVEMLYFNYEKAEEYFKNASDLRNRGVHASDVLILSSAAECDYLITYDQILRSLSSEKLEILTPEQLQQFCNRVGSF comes from the coding sequence ATGCAACAGTATGACAGTCAGCCTCTTGTTTTCTTAGATACAAATGTGGTGGCGGCTTATATACGTGGTGAGTCACCTAGTTCGCGTCTATTTTCTGATGAAATACGTAAAAAGTTACGTCTTGCCATTAATCCTATTGTGCTTCAAGAACTCCTTTTTTTACCAGAAACCCAGAAGAATCCTGAAAGACTTGACCAACTTCAACAGCAAGTTGAGATGCTGTATTTCAATTACGAGAAGGCAGAAGAATATTTTAAAAATGCTTCGGACTTGCGTAATCGAGGGGTTCATGCAAGTGATGTTTTAATTCTTAGTAGTGCGGCAGAATGTGATTACTTAATTACTTATGACCAAATATTAAGGTCATTATCTAGCGAAAAGCTTGAGATCCTCACACCTGAACAACTACAACAATTTTGTAACAGGGTGGGAAGTTTTTAG
- the bchI gene encoding magnesium chelatase ATPase subunit I — translation MTATLQAPRSTRRVVFPFTAIVGQEEMKLALLLNVIDPKVGGVMIMGDRGTGKSTTIRALADLLPEIEIVANDPFNSHPEDPDLMSDQVRQQLEEQIPLTTAKKKVSMVDLPLGATEDRVCGTIDIEKALSEGVKAFEPGLLAKANRGILYVDEVNLLDDHLVDVLLDSAASGWNTVEREGISIRHPARFVLVGSGNPEEGELRPQLLDRFGMHAEIHTVKEPPLRVKIVEQRAEFDQDPLAFCGKYQAEQDLLQQKLVNAQQLLSRVNIDYDLRVKISEVCSELDVDGLRGDIVTNRAAKALTAFEGRTEVTVDDIKRVITLCLRHRLRKDPLESIDSGYKVQKAFSRVFGLDVAE, via the coding sequence ATGACTGCCACTCTCCAAGCTCCTCGCTCAACCCGCCGAGTCGTCTTTCCTTTTACTGCTATTGTGGGCCAAGAAGAAATGAAACTGGCCTTACTCCTTAACGTAATTGATCCCAAAGTTGGTGGTGTGATGATTATGGGGGATCGCGGAACCGGTAAATCGACTACTATCCGTGCTTTAGCGGATTTATTGCCAGAAATAGAGATAGTAGCTAACGATCCCTTTAATTCCCATCCCGAAGACCCGGACTTGATGAGTGATCAAGTCAGACAGCAACTAGAAGAACAAATTCCCTTAACCACCGCCAAGAAAAAAGTCTCGATGGTAGACTTACCCTTGGGAGCTACAGAAGACCGAGTTTGCGGCACGATCGATATAGAAAAAGCCCTATCAGAAGGGGTCAAAGCTTTTGAACCTGGACTTTTAGCCAAAGCTAACCGAGGTATCCTCTATGTAGATGAGGTGAACTTATTAGACGATCACTTAGTGGATGTGTTGCTCGACTCTGCCGCTAGTGGATGGAATACGGTAGAACGCGAAGGGATTTCTATCCGTCATCCGGCCCGCTTTGTTCTGGTGGGTTCAGGAAACCCCGAAGAGGGAGAATTACGACCTCAATTATTAGACCGTTTCGGAATGCACGCCGAAATTCACACCGTTAAAGAGCCGCCGCTACGAGTGAAAATTGTAGAGCAACGGGCAGAATTTGACCAAGATCCCTTAGCTTTCTGTGGAAAATATCAAGCTGAACAAGACCTTTTACAGCAAAAGTTGGTCAATGCTCAACAACTTTTATCCCGAGTTAATATTGATTATGATTTACGGGTGAAAATTTCCGAAGTCTGTTCAGAATTAGATGTCGATGGTTTGCGAGGTGATATTGTTACCAATAGAGCGGCTAAAGCTTTAACCGCTTTTGAAGGACGCACAGAAGTAACCGTCGATGATATTAAGCGAGTTATTACTCTGTGTCTGCGCCATCGTCTCCGTAAAGATCCCCTAGAATCTATTGATTCTGGTTATAAGGTACAAAAAGCCTTTAGCCGCGTTTTTGGCTTAGATGTAGCAGAATAA
- the dhaK gene encoding dihydroxyacetone kinase subunit DhaK yields the protein MKKLINHPDTVVRETLEGMALAHPELIKVHFDPHFIYRADAPVSNKVALISGGGSGHEPMHGGFVGRGMLDAACPGEIFTSPTPDQMLEAAKTVNSGLGVLYIVKNYSGDVMNFEMAAELAASEDIKVNNILIDDDVAVKDSLYTQGRRGVGTTVLAEKICGAAAEAGYDLKQVSDLCRKVNLNGRSMGMALTSCTTPAKGSPTFELGEDEIEFGIGIHGEPGRERMLLKSADEITEMLALSIIEDTNYSRTLRELNLKTGEWENLELIDPPFESGDRVLAFVNSMGGTPVSELYIIYRKLVEICEKKGLKIVRNLIGAYITSLDMQGCSITLLKMDDELIKFWDAPVKTAAFHW from the coding sequence ATGAAAAAGCTGATCAATCATCCCGACACCGTTGTCCGCGAGACTCTAGAAGGAATGGCACTGGCTCATCCTGAGCTAATTAAAGTCCATTTTGACCCTCATTTTATCTATCGTGCGGATGCTCCTGTTAGCAACAAAGTCGCCCTCATTTCTGGTGGCGGCAGTGGCCATGAACCCATGCACGGGGGTTTTGTGGGAAGAGGAATGTTAGATGCGGCTTGTCCGGGTGAAATTTTTACCTCTCCTACCCCGGATCAAATGTTAGAAGCGGCTAAAACAGTTAACAGTGGTTTGGGGGTACTTTATATCGTCAAAAATTATAGCGGCGATGTAATGAATTTTGAGATGGCCGCAGAATTAGCCGCATCAGAAGACATCAAAGTGAATAATATTCTCATAGATGATGATGTAGCCGTCAAAGATAGCCTCTATACCCAAGGAAGACGAGGAGTAGGAACAACCGTCTTAGCTGAGAAAATTTGCGGAGCGGCAGCCGAAGCCGGTTATGATTTAAAACAAGTATCGGATCTCTGCCGTAAAGTCAATTTAAATGGGCGTAGTATGGGAATGGCCTTAACCTCTTGTACCACTCCTGCTAAAGGCAGTCCCACTTTTGAGTTAGGAGAGGATGAAATAGAATTTGGCATCGGAATTCATGGCGAACCCGGACGGGAGAGAATGCTTTTAAAGTCGGCTGATGAAATTACAGAAATGTTAGCCTTATCCATTATTGAAGATACGAATTATAGTCGTACCCTGCGAGAATTAAATCTCAAAACCGGAGAATGGGAAAACTTAGAATTAATTGATCCACCTTTTGAGTCGGGGGATAGAGTATTAGCTTTTGTCAATAGTATGGGAGGAACACCGGTGTCTGAGTTGTATATTATCTATCGGAAATTAGTCGAGATTTGTGAAAAAAAAGGCTTAAAAATTGTTCGGAATTTAATCGGTGCTTATATCACCTCTTTGGATATGCAGGGATGTTCTATTACGCTTCTAAAAATGGATGATGAGTTAATTAAATTTTGGGATGCTCCAGTAAAAACGGCGGCTTTTCATTGGTAA
- a CDS encoding glycoside hydrolase family 31 protein, with translation MPQYFGQLPILEQPWSIIGTIKTFNINDRHIDFSCTNARFRITILAPNLIRVRFTPKNEFLPRRSWAVTLDDSEWEKTDFKLEETPETIEIKTEQIQIKIFRQNSHLHCYDQSGQPFACDAETGLGWRSAEVAAWKQIEADEHFYGFGERTGLLDKRSEIKTHWTIDAVDYGPLTDEMYQAIPFFIALRPHLAYGLFLNSTYWSQFDLGVEKPGTWRMETQSQELDYYIIHGPQPAQILQTYTQLTGRMPLPPVWSLGYHQSRWGYDTEEVVRQVAQEFRTREIPCDVIHFDIDYMRGFRVFSWSPKRFPNPTGLLGDLSQAGFKVVTIIDPGVKYEPEADYTVFDEGIQKDYFVRKPNGQLFHGYVWPEKAVFPDFLRPEVRYWWGECHKSLTDAGVAGIWNDMNEPSIADRPFGEKGQKIWFPMDSQQGPLDEAATHAETHNLYGLMMARSAYEGLERLRPHERSFILTRSGYAGIQRWSSVWMGDNQAVWEHLEQSLPMLCNMGLSGVAFVGSDIGGFAQNSTAEMFARWMQAGMLYPFMRAHSSMGVGRREPWVFGDTIEGICRKFIELRYQLIPYIYTLFWQAALTGEPILRPLLYEYPNDPKTYELHEQVFLGSSLMAAPVCRPGVEYRAVYLPEGVWFDWWTGERYQGPTHILAPAPLEIMPLYVKAGSIIPMQPVKQYLDEEGFSQLSLRIYPGQGEFTFYEDDGHSFNYRQGEWATTVIRVSQKNDQVIVDIAPRQGQWKPPSRTIIIQVVGIGEKEFVDDGTGYQWQFP, from the coding sequence ATGCCGCAATACTTCGGACAATTACCCATTCTTGAGCAACCCTGGTCAATCATCGGAACAATAAAAACCTTTAATATTAATGATCGCCATATAGACTTTAGCTGTACCAATGCCCGCTTTAGAATTACTATCCTTGCTCCTAACTTAATTCGGGTACGCTTTACCCCAAAAAACGAATTTTTACCCCGTCGTTCTTGGGCCGTTACCTTAGATGATTCTGAATGGGAAAAAACCGATTTTAAACTGGAAGAAACCCCCGAAACCATCGAAATTAAAACCGAACAAATACAGATAAAAATTTTTCGACAAAATAGTCATCTTCATTGTTATGATCAATCGGGACAACCCTTTGCTTGCGACGCAGAAACCGGTTTAGGGTGGCGTAGTGCAGAAGTAGCGGCATGGAAACAAATAGAGGCCGATGAACACTTTTATGGGTTTGGAGAACGGACCGGGTTACTCGATAAACGTAGCGAAATCAAAACCCACTGGACAATAGACGCAGTTGACTATGGCCCGCTAACCGATGAAATGTATCAGGCCATTCCCTTTTTTATCGCCTTGCGGCCTCATCTGGCCTATGGATTATTTTTAAATTCAACCTATTGGAGTCAATTTGATCTCGGCGTAGAAAAACCCGGCACTTGGCGCATGGAAACCCAAAGCCAAGAACTAGACTACTATATTATCCATGGCCCCCAACCCGCCCAAATTTTACAAACTTATACCCAACTCACCGGACGAATGCCGCTTCCTCCGGTGTGGTCCCTCGGTTATCATCAATCTCGTTGGGGATATGATACCGAAGAAGTGGTTCGTCAGGTAGCCCAAGAGTTTCGCACTCGTGAAATTCCCTGTGATGTCATTCATTTTGATATTGATTATATGCGGGGTTTTCGCGTCTTTAGCTGGAGTCCAAAACGTTTCCCTAACCCCACCGGCTTATTAGGAGACCTCTCTCAAGCCGGCTTTAAAGTGGTTACAATTATAGACCCTGGCGTGAAATATGAACCGGAAGCCGACTATACAGTCTTTGATGAAGGAATACAGAAAGACTATTTTGTGCGGAAACCGAACGGACAATTATTTCATGGCTATGTCTGGCCCGAAAAAGCGGTTTTTCCGGATTTTTTGCGTCCAGAAGTGCGTTATTGGTGGGGTGAATGTCATAAAAGTTTGACCGATGCCGGGGTAGCCGGGATTTGGAATGATATGAATGAACCCTCCATCGCGGACCGCCCTTTCGGTGAAAAAGGTCAAAAAATCTGGTTTCCGATGGATTCTCAGCAAGGGCCATTGGACGAAGCCGCTACCCATGCAGAAACTCACAACTTGTATGGGTTAATGATGGCCCGGTCAGCTTATGAAGGTTTAGAACGTCTGCGTCCACATGAACGGTCTTTTATCTTAACCCGTTCAGGTTATGCAGGTATTCAACGCTGGTCATCGGTTTGGATGGGCGATAATCAGGCAGTATGGGAACATTTAGAACAGTCTTTACCCATGTTGTGCAATATGGGGCTTTCTGGAGTGGCTTTCGTGGGTTCTGATATTGGCGGCTTTGCCCAAAATTCCACCGCAGAAATGTTTGCACGTTGGATGCAAGCGGGAATGCTTTATCCGTTTATGCGGGCCCATTCTTCTATGGGGGTAGGTCGGCGGGAACCTTGGGTCTTTGGTGATACGATCGAAGGGATATGTCGAAAGTTTATTGAACTACGTTATCAACTCATTCCTTACATCTATACCTTGTTCTGGCAAGCCGCTTTAACGGGTGAACCAATTTTGCGTCCTCTGTTATATGAATATCCTAATGACCCCAAAACTTATGAGTTACACGAGCAAGTGTTTTTAGGGTCATCTTTAATGGCGGCCCCGGTTTGTCGTCCTGGGGTGGAATATCGGGCGGTTTATTTGCCGGAGGGGGTGTGGTTTGACTGGTGGACTGGGGAACGTTATCAAGGTCCAACTCATATCTTGGCCCCTGCGCCTCTGGAAATTATGCCGCTTTATGTGAAAGCCGGTTCTATTATTCCCATGCAACCGGTAAAACAATATCTTGATGAGGAAGGGTTTTCTCAATTGAGTTTGCGAATTTATCCCGGACAGGGGGAATTTACTTTTTATGAAGATGACGGACATTCTTTTAATTATCGTCAAGGAGAATGGGCCACAACTGTCATTAGAGTTTCTCAAAAAAACGATCAGGTTATTGTCGATATTGCCCCCCGTCAAGGACAATGGAAGCCGCCAAGCCGCACTATTATTATTCAAGTGGTTGGTATAGGTGAGAAGGAATTTGTTGATGATGGAACAGGTTATCAGTGGCAATTTCCCTAA
- a CDS encoding FAD-dependent oxidoreductase, giving the protein MTTKVIIVGAGPAGLLLAHYLLRRGNYQISIYERRSDPTHVSFSNDRTFPIALSERAKKAIRSIPGLEERVLSQGTFITGSLSHQKNGKVRRNTRKKPLLMMDRFGLVNTLLQELIKKNQNQSLKLYFNCQCTQVNLQEKTLEFTREDGEKFTDNYDLLIGADGANSAVRNAFINSENEPFECELSYVKDVYKTLFIHRNNEQGELNLEAGKIHNWGSGESLRIILVPQAKKALNGVIIYEAKNNLLENFSTKEDILKFFADYFPELSKILPEEEAKALLNRPISRVLTVHCNRYHQGNNVLIIGDAAHSVSPSLGQGCNSALEDVEIFNNLLDEMGDNWSQAVPEFTRRRVTDAQALRELSNYVFPRGNKKLFFEFFLRLNIGRFFHKILPNFFPPVFTDQIWESSVSYSEILQSCQGWVTKVKKAYRS; this is encoded by the coding sequence ATGACTACAAAAGTAATTATTGTTGGCGCAGGACCGGCGGGACTGCTTCTAGCTCATTATTTGTTACGTCGTGGCAACTATCAAATTAGTATTTATGAGCGACGGAGTGACCCAACTCATGTCTCTTTTAGTAATGATAGAACTTTTCCCATCGCGTTATCAGAAAGAGCCAAAAAAGCCATCAGGTCAATACCCGGTTTAGAAGAACGTGTTTTAAGTCAGGGAACATTCATAACAGGGTCATTAAGTCATCAAAAAAATGGAAAAGTTCGTCGGAATACCCGAAAAAAACCACTCCTGATGATGGATCGTTTTGGTTTAGTTAATACCCTTTTACAAGAGTTAATTAAGAAAAATCAAAACCAGTCCCTTAAGCTTTATTTTAACTGTCAATGTACTCAAGTGAATTTACAGGAAAAAACCTTAGAATTCACGAGAGAAGACGGAGAAAAATTCACCGATAATTATGATTTATTAATTGGAGCAGACGGTGCAAATTCAGCCGTTAGAAATGCTTTTATTAATAGCGAAAACGAACCTTTTGAATGTGAACTGAGTTATGTAAAAGATGTTTATAAAACTCTTTTTATTCATCGGAATAATGAGCAAGGAGAACTAAATTTAGAAGCGGGAAAAATTCATAATTGGGGAAGTGGAGAGTCGCTCCGCATTATTTTAGTCCCACAAGCCAAAAAAGCCCTTAATGGCGTGATTATTTATGAGGCTAAAAATAATTTATTGGAAAATTTTTCGACAAAAGAAGACATCCTCAAATTTTTTGCCGATTATTTTCCTGAACTGAGTAAAATTCTCCCAGAAGAAGAAGCCAAGGCATTACTTAATCGTCCTATTTCAAGGGTGTTAACCGTTCATTGTAACCGCTATCATCAAGGGAATAATGTGTTAATCATTGGAGATGCGGCTCATTCTGTTTCGCCTTCTCTTGGTCAAGGCTGCAATAGTGCTTTAGAAGATGTAGAAATTTTCAATAATCTCTTGGATGAAATGGGGGATAATTGGTCACAAGCTGTACCAGAATTTACCCGACGAAGAGTTACAGATGCTCAGGCTTTGCGAGAATTGTCTAATTATGTTTTTCCTCGTGGTAATAAAAAATTATTTTTTGAGTTTTTCCTGAGATTAAATATAGGTCGTTTTTTTCATAAAATATTACCTAACTTTTTCCCTCCTGTCTTTACAGATCAAATCTGGGAAAGCAGCGTTTCCTATTCAGAAATTCTTCAATCTTGTCAAGGTTGGGTTACTAAAGTTAAAAAAGCCTACAGGAGTTAG
- the fahA gene encoding fumarylacetoacetase: MSAKESINPTIDETHNPNLRSWVESANQKDTDFPIQNLPVGVFRRRNELSPRLGVAIGDQILDLAAVGEVGLLAELSEDLQAACGASNLNSMMALGRESALLLRRQISQLLRYNSDSSPPESKILLPISEAQLLLPASIGDYTDFYASIFHATNVGKLFRPDNPLLPNYKYIPVAYHGRASSIVASGTPIRRPVGQSKRPEESVPSFAASKLLDYEVEVGLFVGAGNALGESITIDRAEDHIFGLCLVNDWSARDIQAWEYQPLGPFLGKSFATTISPWVVTLDALAPFRCAAMKRNSDDPAPLAYLACSTNSQFGGINLTVEVLLHSVQMREMGIEPLPISRASFTQMYWTIAQMVTHHTSNGCNLRSGDLLASGTVSGADEGSQGSLLEITRRGEQPIQLPSGETRSFLADGDEVILRGYCEKEGYVKIGFGECRGKIFSY, encoded by the coding sequence ATGAGCGCGAAAGAATCTATTAATCCTACGATTGATGAGACTCATAATCCTAACTTACGGAGTTGGGTAGAATCAGCCAATCAAAAAGACACTGATTTTCCGATTCAGAATCTACCTGTTGGGGTATTTCGGCGCAGAAATGAGCTATCGCCGCGTCTTGGTGTCGCCATTGGCGATCAAATTTTAGATTTAGCCGCCGTTGGTGAGGTAGGTTTATTAGCCGAACTTTCAGAGGATTTGCAAGCGGCTTGTGGTGCGTCTAATTTAAACTCTATGATGGCCTTGGGGCGTGAGAGTGCGTTATTACTACGCCGCCAGATTAGTCAATTGCTACGTTATAACTCAGACTCATCACCTCCAGAAAGTAAAATTTTGCTGCCTATCTCTGAAGCACAATTATTATTACCCGCCAGTATTGGTGACTATACCGATTTTTACGCCTCGATTTTTCACGCCACCAATGTGGGAAAACTATTTCGGCCTGATAATCCTTTATTACCTAACTATAAATATATTCCTGTCGCCTATCATGGGCGTGCTTCTTCCATTGTAGCCAGTGGGACTCCCATTCGGCGGCCTGTTGGTCAGAGCAAGCGCCCTGAAGAGTCTGTTCCCAGTTTTGCGGCTTCTAAACTTCTAGACTATGAAGTAGAGGTGGGTCTGTTTGTGGGTGCTGGTAATGCTTTAGGAGAATCGATTACCATTGATAGGGCAGAGGATCATATTTTCGGACTTTGTTTAGTCAATGATTGGTCGGCACGAGATATACAAGCTTGGGAATATCAACCGTTAGGCCCTTTTCTGGGTAAAAGCTTTGCCACCACGATATCTCCTTGGGTAGTGACCCTAGATGCCCTTGCCCCCTTTCGCTGTGCGGCTATGAAGCGTAATAGCGATGACCCTGCACCTTTAGCTTATCTTGCTTGCTCTACTAATAGCCAATTCGGAGGCATTAATTTAACGGTTGAAGTCTTACTACATTCGGTCCAAATGAGAGAAATGGGGATAGAACCATTACCTATCAGCCGCGCTTCTTTTACTCAAATGTACTGGACTATCGCACAGATGGTTACTCATCACACCAGTAATGGTTGCAATCTGCGTTCAGGAGATTTATTGGCCAGTGGTACGGTTTCCGGTGCTGATGAGGGTTCACAAGGCAGTTTACTAGAAATTACGCGGCGGGGTGAGCAACCTATTCAACTGCCAAGCGGCGAGACACGCTCTTTTCTAGCCGATGGTGACGAAGTTATTTTGCGCGGCTATTGTGAAAAAGAAGGTTATGTAAAAATTGGTTTTGGTGAGTGCCGGGGTAAAATTTTTTCGTATTAA